The Streptomyces sp. Je 1-332 genome has a window encoding:
- the eccD gene encoding type VII secretion integral membrane protein EccD has translation MIPAGPTRRTSSPSRTALSRVTLVGEGRRVDLVLPSQEPIGRLLPDVMRLLDDRVDTQPMLRHLVTADGSVLAQDGTLESAGVPDGAVLRLVRVEDAPSAPVVHDVTDEAADDLDVRAWRWRPAARQVVSGTATVGWAVVAGVLARGEFSASGVGTVLLATAVLAALGGALFGRARRTSLAATLIVVTGVLGVFGAWSLGDAYAWSGALRMAGVAGALVVALALSGWFLPLGRGGLVGAAALAGGAVCWEAALAVQSGGSPGVETARAAALLTVVSVVALGLLPRLAMMASGLPGLDDRRSGGVSVSRYQVSSALAATHRGLAIATVVSGASAAFAGVLVLRVVSVWTVLLAGAVAVVLALRARAFPLTAEVVALLTASAVVAVRLVWVWMEQSGAAGPLALLVAFAVVPLVVLVVQPAEHVRVRLRRAGDLVESVGVIALLPLTIGVFDVYGRLLDTFA, from the coding sequence GTGATACCTGCGGGACCCACGAGGCGGACAAGCAGTCCGAGTCGTACAGCGCTCAGCCGGGTCACACTCGTTGGCGAGGGGCGGCGGGTGGACCTCGTCCTGCCGTCGCAGGAGCCGATCGGGCGGCTTCTGCCCGACGTCATGCGACTGTTGGACGACCGTGTGGACACGCAGCCGATGCTGCGGCATCTGGTGACGGCCGATGGTTCGGTACTGGCGCAGGACGGGACGCTGGAGTCGGCCGGTGTGCCGGACGGTGCGGTGCTGCGGCTGGTTCGGGTGGAGGATGCTCCGTCTGCGCCGGTGGTGCATGACGTCACCGATGAGGCCGCCGACGACTTGGATGTGCGGGCGTGGCGGTGGCGGCCTGCGGCCCGTCAGGTGGTGTCCGGTACGGCCACGGTCGGATGGGCCGTCGTGGCCGGGGTGTTGGCGCGAGGCGAGTTCTCCGCGTCGGGTGTCGGCACGGTGCTGCTGGCCACCGCTGTCCTTGCGGCTCTCGGCGGAGCCTTGTTCGGGCGTGCCCGGCGGACGAGCCTGGCCGCCACACTGATCGTCGTAACCGGCGTTCTGGGGGTGTTCGGTGCCTGGTCGCTCGGCGATGCGTATGCCTGGTCTGGCGCCTTGCGAATGGCGGGCGTTGCCGGTGCCCTGGTCGTGGCGTTGGCGCTGTCGGGATGGTTCTTGCCACTGGGGCGCGGCGGGCTCGTGGGCGCTGCGGCACTGGCCGGGGGCGCCGTGTGCTGGGAGGCCGCGCTCGCCGTGCAGTCGGGTGGCAGCCCGGGAGTCGAGACAGCTCGTGCCGCGGCGTTGCTGACGGTCGTTTCGGTGGTGGCGCTGGGGTTGTTGCCGCGCCTTGCGATGATGGCGTCCGGGCTGCCGGGATTGGACGACCGGCGCTCCGGTGGGGTGTCGGTGAGCCGCTATCAGGTGTCTTCCGCTCTGGCGGCCACCCATCGTGGCCTGGCGATCGCCACGGTCGTGTCGGGTGCTTCCGCAGCGTTCGCCGGGGTGTTGGTGTTGCGCGTCGTATCTGTGTGGACGGTGCTGCTCGCGGGGGCCGTCGCGGTGGTGCTGGCGTTGCGGGCGCGTGCCTTTCCGCTGACTGCCGAGGTCGTCGCGTTGCTGACGGCCTCGGCGGTCGTCGCCGTACGGCTGGTATGGGTGTGGATGGAACAGTCCGGGGCGGCGGGGCCACTGGCCTTGCTCGTGGCGTTCGCGGTCGTTCCCCTCGTGGTCCTGGTGGTGCAGCCCGCTGAGCACGTGCGGGTACGGCTGCGACGGGCGGGGGATCTGGTGGAGTCGGTGGGGGTAATCGCTCTGTTGCCCCTGACGATCGGGGTGTTCGATGTGTACGGGCGCCTGCTCGACACCTTCGCGTAG
- a CDS encoding DUF6507 family protein produces the protein MTAWDIDPAGVSGVLEKAGTAAEGLASVGGQMQKTLPSAAKSAGTAVEGGREGDGTQGPVAAALGVFFTQWQKDLTYIAKRAGSSLNGAGEATTAYIKGDLDMAADAQAAALKEPKIDMPGAGTGQGGGK, from the coding sequence GTGACGGCTTGGGACATTGATCCTGCCGGAGTGAGCGGCGTTCTGGAGAAGGCGGGTACGGCCGCCGAAGGGCTCGCCAGCGTTGGTGGGCAGATGCAAAAGACGCTGCCGAGCGCGGCGAAGTCGGCGGGGACTGCTGTCGAAGGCGGGCGCGAGGGAGACGGCACACAGGGACCGGTGGCAGCCGCGCTGGGCGTGTTCTTCACGCAGTGGCAGAAGGACCTGACCTATATCGCCAAGCGCGCCGGGAGTTCATTGAACGGCGCGGGCGAGGCAACCACCGCATACATCAAGGGGGACCTGGACATGGCTGCTGACGCCCAGGCCGCCGCCCTGAAGGAACCCAAGATCGACATGCCCGGTGCGGGCACCGGACAAGGCGGTGGCAAGTGA
- a CDS encoding pore-forming ESAT-6 family protein — protein MAGTQDRRSYDTGASADVQGGLQIIIGQLELVLGDRDRAVKAAMADYQADGVSDDYHGKEVRWNKAANEVREIIRLVRTTLEQNDGTAQSTLARARAAVDNIG, from the coding sequence ATGGCTGGAACCCAGGACCGCCGCTCCTACGACACCGGCGCCTCGGCCGACGTGCAGGGCGGCCTGCAGATCATCATCGGTCAGCTGGAGCTGGTGCTCGGCGACCGTGACCGCGCGGTGAAGGCCGCGATGGCCGACTACCAGGCCGACGGCGTCTCCGACGACTACCACGGCAAGGAAGTCCGCTGGAACAAGGCGGCCAACGAGGTCCGGGAAATCATCCGCCTCGTGCGCACCACACTGGAGCAGAACGACGGCACCGCACAGTCGACGCTCGCGCGGGCGCGCGCGGCGGTCGACAACATCGGCTGA
- a CDS encoding phosphatase PAP2 family protein, which yields MDRPAALPPSLPPSLRAPLGFIAVLAALVVVTLGVLYAGHGRSGSVDRWFIQPTDDSVRPPWRGLALATDFLAEPAGAAMLLVLAVTGCLLLRRPRAAVLVVAGVVVTVGATTLVKPLVGRTIHGDGNLSYPSGHTAFLTALALMVALLAAGRLGLGRAAGMLLVLGAALVTGAAMGWAQVSLGAHYPTDVLGGWCTALAVVPAIAWLVDLAADALRRKRR from the coding sequence TTGGATCGGCCCGCGGCGCTGCCCCCGTCGTTGCCCCCTTCACTGCGCGCGCCGCTCGGTTTCATCGCCGTCCTCGCCGCGCTGGTGGTCGTCACGCTCGGGGTCCTGTACGCCGGTCACGGTCGGTCCGGCTCCGTGGACAGGTGGTTCATCCAGCCCACGGACGACAGCGTGCGGCCGCCATGGCGCGGCCTCGCCCTGGCCACGGACTTCTTGGCGGAGCCCGCCGGAGCGGCGATGCTGCTCGTGCTTGCCGTGACGGGCTGTCTGCTGCTTCGGCGGCCCCGCGCAGCGGTGCTCGTCGTGGCCGGGGTCGTCGTGACCGTGGGGGCGACGACACTGGTCAAACCCCTGGTGGGGCGCACCATCCACGGCGACGGCAACCTGTCCTATCCGAGCGGGCACACCGCCTTCCTCACCGCACTCGCCCTCATGGTGGCGCTGCTCGCGGCAGGGCGGCTCGGCCTCGGCCGGGCGGCCGGCATGCTGCTCGTGCTCGGAGCGGCGCTGGTCACCGGCGCCGCCATGGGCTGGGCGCAGGTCTCCCTGGGCGCGCACTACCCGACCGACGTACTCGGCGGCTGGTGCACCGCGCTGGCCGTCGTACCGGCGATCGCGTGGCTGGTCGACCTGGCGGCCGACGCCCTTCGGCGGAAGCGCCGCTGA
- a CDS encoding glutamate-1-semialdehyde 2,1-aminomutase: MDTEESHLPKSRLANERLHAAIPGGAHTYAKGDDQYPENLAPVISHGHGAHVWDVDGNRYIEYGSGLRSVSLGHAHPRVIEAVRRELDRGSNFVRPSLVEAEAAEHFLATVPTAEMVKFAKNGSDATTAAVRLARAATGRPRVAICGDHPFFSVDDWFIGTTPMSAGIPAATTDLTVSFPYGDLAATEELLSRHRGEIACLILEPATTHTEPPHGYLTGLRELADRHGCVLVFDEMITGFRWSESGAQGLYGVTPDLSTFGKALGNGFAVSALAGRRELMERGGLRHSGDRVFLLSTTHGAETHSLAAAMAVQSTYAEEGITAQLHAVGERLAAGVREAAAGMGVGDHVVVRGRASNLVFATLDANGQPSQQYRTLFLRRLLAGGILAPSFVVSSALSDADIDHTVDVVAQACAVYRKALDAGDPSPWVGGRPVKPVFRRLA; this comes from the coding sequence GTGGACACCGAAGAGTCGCATCTGCCCAAGTCGCGTCTTGCGAACGAGCGGCTGCACGCCGCGATCCCCGGGGGCGCGCACACGTACGCCAAGGGCGACGACCAGTACCCCGAGAACCTGGCCCCGGTCATCAGCCACGGCCACGGTGCCCACGTGTGGGACGTCGACGGCAACCGCTACATCGAGTACGGCTCCGGTCTGCGGTCGGTCAGCCTCGGCCACGCCCATCCGCGCGTGATCGAAGCGGTGCGGCGCGAACTCGACCGTGGCAGCAACTTCGTCCGGCCTTCCCTCGTGGAGGCCGAGGCCGCTGAACACTTCCTGGCCACCGTGCCGACCGCCGAGATGGTGAAGTTCGCGAAGAACGGCTCCGACGCCACCACCGCCGCGGTGCGCCTCGCCCGCGCCGCCACGGGGCGCCCGCGCGTGGCCATCTGCGGCGACCATCCGTTCTTCTCCGTCGACGACTGGTTCATCGGTACGACGCCGATGTCCGCCGGCATTCCCGCGGCGACCACCGATCTCACGGTGTCCTTTCCGTACGGGGACCTGGCCGCCACGGAAGAGCTCCTCTCCCGGCACCGGGGCGAGATCGCCTGCCTGATCCTCGAACCGGCCACCACACACACCGAGCCGCCGCACGGCTACCTCACGGGCCTGCGCGAACTGGCCGACCGACACGGCTGCGTACTGGTCTTCGACGAGATGATCACCGGCTTCCGCTGGTCCGAGTCGGGCGCCCAGGGCCTGTACGGCGTGACCCCCGACCTCTCCACGTTCGGCAAGGCGCTGGGCAACGGGTTCGCCGTCTCCGCGCTCGCCGGGCGGCGCGAGCTGATGGAGCGGGGCGGGCTGCGGCACTCCGGCGACCGGGTGTTCCTGCTGTCCACCACGCACGGCGCGGAAACACACTCGCTGGCCGCCGCGATGGCCGTGCAGTCCACTTACGCCGAGGAGGGCATCACCGCCCAACTTCACGCTGTGGGCGAGCGGTTGGCGGCCGGGGTCCGCGAGGCAGCGGCCGGCATGGGCGTCGGCGACCACGTCGTCGTCCGGGGCCGGGCCAGCAACCTGGTCTTCGCCACCCTCGACGCGAACGGGCAGCCCTCGCAGCAGTACCGCACCCTGTTCCTGCGCCGGCTGCTCGCGGGCGGCATCCTTGCCCCGTCGTTCGTGGTGAGCAGCGCGCTCAGCGACGCCGACATCGACCACACCGTGGACGTGGTGGCCCAGGCATGTGCGGTGTACCGGAAGGCACTTGACGCCGGTGATCCCTCCCCTTGGGTGGGCGGGCGGCCGGTGAAGCCGGTGTTCCGCCGCTTGGCGTGA
- a CDS encoding dTDP-4-dehydrorhamnose 3,5-epimerase family protein → MKVTEVPAIEGAYLFEPTPYADERGFFCRTFDVDVVRSVGIDPGAFVQDSLSRSVRGVVRGLHLRSGAGEAKLVRCSYGSVFDVVVDLRPDSPTYLGRAFFELSGETQTTLYIPAGCAHGFQALTETADTSYRIDRPHDPAEDVTIAFDDPELAIPWPLPVTSMSQRDREAPSLAAALKQKES, encoded by the coding sequence GTGAAGGTGACCGAAGTCCCGGCGATCGAGGGCGCGTACCTCTTCGAGCCGACGCCGTACGCCGACGAGCGAGGCTTCTTCTGCCGCACCTTCGACGTCGACGTGGTGCGCTCGGTGGGCATCGACCCGGGCGCCTTCGTCCAGGACAGCCTGTCCCGCTCGGTCCGGGGCGTGGTGCGCGGTCTGCACCTGCGCTCCGGTGCCGGCGAGGCCAAGCTGGTGCGCTGCTCGTACGGGAGCGTCTTCGACGTCGTCGTGGACCTGCGGCCGGACTCACCGACCTACCTCGGCCGGGCCTTCTTCGAACTGTCCGGCGAGACGCAGACGACCCTGTACATCCCGGCGGGATGCGCGCACGGCTTCCAGGCGCTGACCGAGACCGCCGACACCTCGTACCGCATCGACCGCCCGCACGACCCGGCCGAGGACGTGACGATCGCCTTCGACGACCCGGAGCTCGCCATACCGTGGCCGCTGCCGGTCACGTCGATGTCCCAGCGGGACCGGGAGGCGCCGAGCCTCGCCGCGGCCCTGAAGCAGAAGGAGAGCTGA
- a CDS encoding polysaccharide pyruvyl transferase family protein: MTSEDGKTPRVGLFGLLGAGNVGNNGSLEAVLGYLRAEHPDALVDAMCGGPEDVTARYRIPATRLNWYRGEYRTASRAGAIAAKGLGKLVDAVRTAAWVRRHDVVIVPGTGVLETTLPLRPWGFPYSLFLLCATGRLLGTRVALVSVGAGPIGNRPTRTLVRWSARLAAYRSYRDDHSRDAMRAMDVDTSRDEVYEDLVFALPTPSASVPSGPPGPVCVGVMDFHGNNDERARAVHINRRYLDGTTAFVRALVEDGRAVRLVTGDELDRPVVDAILDAVDSPLVTAAETASLDDLMKEMAAADTVVATRYHNLICALKVGTPTLAISYSAKSDALMARMGLGAYCHPAREADAGQLLDKFRTLERSSAEVRRALTEQNLLAARRLEDQFTALSAALFPASDHTLREAK, from the coding sequence ATGACCTCCGAAGACGGAAAGACGCCGCGTGTCGGGCTGTTCGGTCTGCTCGGCGCGGGCAACGTCGGCAACAACGGGTCGCTCGAAGCCGTGCTCGGGTACCTGCGGGCCGAGCACCCGGACGCGCTCGTGGACGCGATGTGCGGCGGGCCCGAGGACGTCACGGCCCGATACCGGATCCCCGCCACGCGGTTGAACTGGTACCGCGGGGAGTACCGGACCGCGTCGCGTGCGGGCGCGATCGCGGCCAAGGGTCTGGGCAAACTCGTCGACGCCGTCCGCACCGCGGCATGGGTGCGCCGGCACGACGTGGTGATCGTGCCGGGCACGGGCGTCCTGGAGACCACGCTGCCGCTGCGGCCGTGGGGCTTCCCCTACTCGTTGTTCCTGCTCTGCGCGACCGGACGGCTGTTGGGCACCCGGGTCGCGCTGGTCAGCGTCGGCGCGGGGCCGATCGGCAACCGGCCGACCCGGACCCTGGTGCGCTGGTCGGCCCGGCTTGCCGCCTACCGGTCGTACCGCGACGACCATTCCCGCGATGCGATGCGGGCGATGGACGTGGACACTTCGCGCGACGAGGTCTACGAGGACCTCGTGTTCGCCCTGCCGACGCCGTCGGCGAGCGTGCCGTCGGGGCCGCCGGGACCGGTCTGCGTCGGCGTCATGGACTTCCACGGCAACAACGACGAACGTGCGAGGGCCGTGCACATCAATCGGCGCTACCTCGACGGGACGACCGCGTTCGTGCGCGCCCTGGTCGAGGACGGCAGGGCGGTCCGTCTTGTCACCGGCGACGAACTCGACCGGCCGGTGGTCGACGCGATCCTCGACGCGGTCGACTCACCCCTGGTCACCGCGGCCGAGACCGCCTCGCTCGACGATCTGATGAAGGAGATGGCGGCCGCCGACACGGTCGTTGCGACCCGGTACCACAACCTGATCTGCGCGCTGAAGGTCGGCACACCGACCCTCGCCATCAGCTACTCGGCGAAGAGCGACGCGCTCATGGCCCGGATGGGGCTCGGCGCGTACTGCCACCCGGCCCGCGAGGCGGACGCCGGCCAGCTGCTGGACAAGTTCCGGACGCTGGAGCGGAGTTCGGCCGAGGTACGACGGGCCCTCACCGAGCAGAACCTGCTCGCGGCCCGACGCCTGGAGGACCAGTTCACCGCCTTGTCCGCGGCCCTGTTCCCGGCGAGCGACCACACCCTGCGGGAGGCAAAGTGA
- a CDS encoding glycosyltransferase family 2 protein, producing MTAHPRLSIGLPVYNGEEYLAESLDALLGQTYEDFELVVTDNASTDKTQDICREYAARDSRIRYIRLLRNIGAAPNHNYVFTQCRGELFKWASHDDLYARDLLRRCVEALDERPDVILAHADQAVIDGDGKVTVPYAYTLATDSPRAPERFRSMLFEPGGDDFYGVIRADVLRRVKPHDSYHHADRTFVAEIALHGPFHQVPELLYFRRDHPTRAERANPSKRSRCVNLDPRRAGPLHPTPRLLAEYVWGFVAAIQRAPLSAADRRACYGHLAAWMTSRTRPGAGERVEDRAPVDPALITVSVDALVAGREGRRT from the coding sequence ATGACCGCCCATCCCCGGTTGAGCATCGGCCTGCCCGTCTACAACGGCGAGGAGTACCTCGCCGAATCGCTCGACGCTCTGCTCGGCCAGACCTACGAGGACTTCGAGCTGGTCGTCACCGACAACGCCTCGACCGACAAGACCCAGGACATCTGCCGCGAGTACGCCGCGCGGGACTCGCGCATCCGGTACATCCGGCTGCTGCGGAACATCGGCGCCGCGCCGAACCACAACTACGTCTTCACCCAGTGCCGCGGCGAGCTGTTCAAGTGGGCCTCGCACGACGACCTGTACGCCCGGGACCTGCTGCGGCGCTGCGTCGAGGCGCTCGACGAACGCCCTGACGTGATCCTCGCCCACGCCGACCAGGCGGTCATCGACGGCGACGGCAAGGTGACGGTCCCCTACGCGTACACGCTCGCCACCGACTCGCCGCGCGCACCGGAGCGCTTCCGCAGCATGCTGTTCGAGCCCGGCGGCGACGACTTCTACGGCGTGATACGGGCCGACGTGCTGCGCCGGGTGAAGCCGCACGACAGCTATCACCATGCGGACCGCACGTTCGTCGCCGAGATCGCCCTGCACGGACCCTTCCACCAGGTGCCGGAGCTGCTGTACTTCCGCCGCGACCACCCCACCCGCGCAGAGCGGGCGAACCCGTCCAAGCGGTCGAGGTGCGTCAACCTTGACCCGCGCCGGGCGGGCCCCCTGCACCCCACGCCCCGGCTCCTCGCCGAGTACGTATGGGGCTTCGTCGCGGCGATCCAGCGGGCGCCGTTGTCCGCCGCGGACCGGCGCGCGTGCTACGGACACCTGGCCGCGTGGATGACCAGCCGGACCCGGCCCGGCGCCGGCGAGCGGGTCGAGGACCGTGCCCCGGTCGACCCGGCCCTGATCACCGTCTCCGTCGACGCCCTCGTCGCCGGCCGTGAAGGGCGGCGGACATGA
- a CDS encoding DUF4910 domain-containing protein, producing MTQAGEEMHALVERLYPLCRSITGDGVRATLDIVGEYVPLQVHEVPTGTQVLDWTVPQEWNIRDAYIADTEGRRIVDFAESSLHVLGYSVPVSATMPLSELREHLHTLPDHPSWVPYRTSYYKPEWGFCLAQETLDAMPDGDYEVRVDSTLADGHLTYAEHVVPGQVPDEVIVSCHLCHPSLANDNLAGIAVATYLARELATTTPYYTYRFIYAPGTVGAITWLARNKERMEQVKHGLVLACAGDSGQLTYKQSRRGDAEIDRVLRHVLSASERPHSVNEFTPYGYDERQYCSPGFNLGVGSLSRTPYAGYPEYHTSADNPDFVSAEAMADTLAVCREAFAVLDRNRRYLNLSPYGEPQLGRRGLYDALGGRSDTKQAQMAMLWVLNLSDGEHSLLDVAERSGLSFDTVAVAADALHAAGLIKA from the coding sequence ATGACGCAGGCCGGTGAGGAGATGCACGCTCTGGTGGAGCGGTTGTACCCGCTCTGCCGGAGCATCACCGGCGACGGCGTGCGCGCCACCCTGGACATCGTCGGCGAGTACGTCCCGTTGCAGGTGCACGAGGTGCCGACCGGGACGCAGGTGCTCGACTGGACGGTGCCGCAGGAGTGGAACATCCGCGACGCGTACATCGCCGACACCGAGGGCCGGCGGATCGTCGACTTCGCCGAGTCCAGCCTGCACGTGCTCGGTTACAGCGTGCCGGTGTCGGCGACCATGCCGCTGTCCGAGCTGCGTGAACACCTGCACACCCTTCCGGACCACCCGAGCTGGGTGCCGTACCGCACGAGTTACTACAAGCCGGAGTGGGGATTCTGCCTGGCCCAGGAGACCCTGGACGCGATGCCGGACGGCGATTACGAGGTCCGCGTCGACTCGACCCTCGCCGACGGCCATCTCACCTACGCCGAGCACGTGGTCCCCGGTCAGGTGCCCGACGAGGTGATCGTCTCCTGCCACCTCTGCCATCCCTCGCTGGCCAACGACAACCTGGCGGGCATCGCGGTGGCGACGTACCTGGCAAGGGAGTTGGCCACGACGACTCCGTACTACACCTACCGGTTCATCTACGCGCCCGGCACCGTCGGGGCCATCACCTGGCTGGCCCGCAACAAGGAGCGGATGGAGCAGGTCAAGCACGGCCTCGTGCTCGCCTGCGCGGGTGACTCGGGCCAACTGACGTACAAACAGAGCAGGCGCGGCGACGCGGAGATCGACCGGGTACTGCGGCACGTCCTTTCCGCCTCCGAACGCCCGCACTCCGTCAACGAGTTCACTCCGTACGGCTACGACGAGCGGCAGTACTGCTCCCCCGGGTTCAACCTCGGCGTGGGCTCGCTCAGCCGGACCCCGTACGCCGGATACCCCGAGTACCACACCTCGGCGGACAACCCGGACTTCGTGTCGGCGGAGGCGATGGCGGACACCCTCGCCGTCTGCCGCGAGGCGTTCGCCGTCCTCGACCGCAACCGGCGCTATCTGAACCTCAGCCCTTACGGCGAACCGCAGTTGGGCCGTCGCGGGTTGTACGACGCGCTCGGCGGGCGCAGCGACACCAAGCAGGCGCAGATGGCCATGCTCTGGGTGCTCAACCTCTCGGACGGCGAGCACAGTCTGCTCGACGTCGCCGAACGGTCGGGGCTGTCCTTCGACACCGTCGCCGTCGCGGCCGACGCCCTGCACGCCGCCGGGCTGATCAAAGCGTGA
- a CDS encoding SDR family oxidoreductase: protein MRVLLTGHQGYLGTVMAPVLTAAGHEVVGLDAGLFADCVLGPPPADPQGHRVDLRDVTAEHVAGVDAVIHLAALSNDPLGSLAPELTYDINHHASVRLARLARDAGVRRFLYASTCSVYGAAGGGDLVGEDAPLRPVTPYAESKVRVEDDLHALADGDFSPVFMRNATAFGYSPRLRADIVLNNLVGHALLSGEVLVLSDGTPWRPLVHAADIARAFTAALDAPQEAVHDRAFNIGSEVNNVTVAEIAEQVADAVSGAKVRITGENGADPRSYRVDFSRFRAAIPGFDCEWTVQQGALELADAYRKFDLTREDFEQRFTRLAVLRAASEAGAVDDTLRRRR from the coding sequence TTGCGCGTACTGCTCACCGGACACCAGGGCTACTTGGGCACCGTGATGGCCCCGGTACTCACGGCCGCCGGACACGAAGTCGTCGGCCTTGACGCCGGTCTGTTCGCCGACTGCGTGCTCGGCCCGCCGCCCGCGGACCCGCAGGGGCACCGGGTGGACCTGCGCGACGTCACAGCCGAACACGTCGCCGGCGTGGACGCCGTGATCCACCTGGCCGCGCTCTCCAACGACCCGCTGGGGTCACTCGCGCCGGAGCTCACCTACGACATCAACCACCACGCGTCCGTACGCCTTGCCCGGCTGGCCCGCGACGCCGGAGTGCGGCGCTTCCTGTACGCGTCGACCTGTTCCGTCTACGGCGCGGCGGGGGGCGGCGACCTGGTGGGCGAGGACGCCCCGCTGCGCCCGGTGACGCCGTACGCGGAGTCCAAGGTCCGGGTGGAGGACGATCTGCACGCGCTCGCGGACGGCGACTTCAGCCCGGTGTTCATGCGCAACGCCACCGCCTTCGGCTACTCCCCCAGGCTGCGCGCCGACATCGTCCTGAACAACCTGGTGGGTCACGCGCTCCTGTCCGGCGAGGTGCTCGTGCTCTCCGACGGCACGCCCTGGCGCCCGCTGGTGCACGCCGCCGACATCGCGCGGGCCTTCACAGCCGCGCTCGACGCGCCTCAAGAGGCGGTGCACGACCGGGCGTTCAACATCGGCAGCGAGGTCAACAACGTCACGGTCGCCGAGATCGCCGAGCAGGTCGCCGACGCGGTGTCCGGCGCGAAGGTGCGGATCACCGGCGAGAACGGCGCCGACCCGCGGTCCTACCGGGTGGACTTCTCCCGCTTCCGCGCCGCGATTCCCGGCTTCGACTGCGAGTGGACGGTGCAGCAGGGCGCGCTCGAACTCGCCGATGCCTACCGTAAGTTCGACCTGACCCGGGAGGACTTCGAGCAGCGCTTCACCCGCCTCGCCGTGTTGCGCGCGGCGTCCGAGGCCGGTGCGGTCGACGACACCCTGCGGCGGCGCCGATGA